From the genome of Onthophagus taurus isolate NC chromosome 5, IU_Otau_3.0, whole genome shotgun sequence, one region includes:
- the LOC111422272 gene encoding uncharacterized protein — protein MGGRFHDPVYTTICSEKTLQSNDKGFFMQFVYNTLESVGDDWIENVFGSLTNDNERLRILYEYEPAKSVIVYTLTHVQEIYRKNSADVSKARRHEAEKYFRNGDLEKSLMFYSQSVLRAPNTGENIHVDDGLSLTLSLWGRSEVLMRLGEYSLALRDIQTALKENITDKAEAFRRMGICYKAINELNRARVSFNIAAKLLPENELESLRNDIDKEYKENKHENRRVMPFVTKKHPDYPNATKKMLVKEEEGFGRFVVAKEHIKTGEVIVVEPPHASCLLPECFGTNCHHCFERLISPVGCPECSNVAFCKPECRDIALSSYHRFECKFIDLLIGSGMSILAHTCLRMITQNSLEKNLKIHENRSLEQVYSLCTNSSLRPPRDFIQRTIMAAFLLRILQKSGYFGREDEDNCIPTDVEFKIGELILFCLQMLQFNAHEIYETRITPQHRLRGSRASYIGVAIYPTVALFNHDCYPGVTRYFVGKNIVINAVRPISPGELIAENYGPVFTRRPLSDRQKSLSGRYWFTCQCTACTQDWPTYENGLETYPRKIRCPTQKCSYFFTLPVQNETMKCPRCKKKVSLTDNILQMKICEEQLQAAFELVETQEPEKGIPLLNNAIELFHKVSTPPHKDVHIGQEVLRSFLADSGNVHVCLKPYPDSE, from the exons ATGGGCGGACGTTTTCACGACCCGGTTTACACTACGATTTGTAGTGAAAAAACACTACAATCAAATgataaaggatttttcatgcAATTTGTTTATAACACGCTTGAGAGTGTCGGTGATGATTGGATTGAAAACGTTTTTGGATCGTTAACCAACGATAATGAGAGGTTaagaattttatacgaatatGAACCG GCTAAAAGTGTGATTGTGTACACTTTAACGCACGTTCAAGAAATTTATCGCAAAAACAGTGCTGATGTTTCAAAGGCGAGGAGACACGAAGCTGAGAAATATTTTCGAAATGGAGATTTGGAAAAATCTTTGATGTTTTATAGTCAAAGTGTTTTAAGAGCCCCAAATAcag gtgaAAACATTCACGTCGATGATGGTTTATCATTAACCCTATCATTATGGGGTCGATCAGAAGTTTTAATGAGATTGGGAGAATATTCTTTAGCATTACGAGACATTCAAACGGCTTTAAAAGAGAACATAACCGATAAAGCCGAAGCTTTCCGTCGAATGGGAATTTGTTACAAAGCCATCAACGAATTGAACCGGGCGAGAGTGTCATTCAACATAGCGGCTAAATTGCTTCCAGAAAATGAGCTCGAAAGTCTTCGAAACGATATTGATAAAgaatacaaagaaaataaacacgAAAATCGCAGAGTTATGCCGTTTGTAACTAAAAAACATCCCGATTACCCGAATGCGACGAAGAAAATGTTGGTTAAAGAAGAAGAGGGTTTTGGGAGATTCGTTGTTGCTAAAGAACATATTAAAACTGGAGAGGTTATTGTTGTTGAGCCACCTCATGCTTCTTGTTTACTCCCGGAATGTTTTGGGACGAATTGTCATCATTGTTTTGAGCGATTAATTTCTCCTGTTGGATGTCCAGAATGTTCGAATGTTGCGTTTTGTAAACCCGAGTGTCGTGATATCGCTTTGTCGAGTTATCATCGTTTTGAATgcaaatttattgatttgttGATCGGATCTGGTATGAGTATTTTAGCCCATACTTGTTTGAGGATGATAACTCAAAAtagtttagaaaaaaacttaaaaatccaTGAAAATCGCAGCTTGGAGCAAGTTTATTCGTTATGTACAAATTCAAGTTTGCGACCACCAAGAGATTTTATCCAAAGAACCATAATGGCAGcgtttttgttaagaattttgCAAAAGAGTGGATATTTCGGACGCGAAGATGAGGATAATTGTATTCCGACGgatgttgaatttaaaatcggagagttaattttgttttgtttacaaatgttGCAATTTAATGCGCACGAAATTTATGAAACTCGAATCACTCCTCAGCACAGATTAAGAGGATCTCGAGCTTCTTATATTGGAGTTGCAATTTATCCTACGGTAGCTTTATTTAATCACGATTGTTATCCAGGAGTTACGAG atatttcgTTGGAAAAAACATCGTAATAAACGCAGTGCGGCCAATATCACCGGGAGAATTAATAGCAGAAAATTACGGCCCCGTTTTTACCCGCCGCCCGTTATCCGATAGACAAAAATCTTTATCTGGGAGATATTGGTTTACCTGCCAATGCACCGCTTGCACTCAAGATTGGCCAACATACGAAAATGGGTTAGAAACGTATCCGCGAAAAATCCGCTGTCCAACTCAAAAATGTTCCTACTTTTTTACATTACCCGTTCAAAACGAAACGATGAAGTGTCCCCGTTGCAAAAAGAAGGTGTCTTTAACCGATAACATCTTGCAAATGAAAATATGCGAGGAACAACTCCAAGCGGCGTTCGAACTTGTTGAAACGCAAGAACCCGAAAAGGGAATACCATTGTTGAATAATGCGATTGAATTGTTTCATAAAGTTTCGACTCCTCCGCATAAAGATGTTCATATTGGGCAAGAAGTTTTAAGATCGTTTTTAGCCGATTCTGGGAATGTACATGTTTGTTTAAAACCTTATCCTGattctgaataa